From Xyrauchen texanus isolate HMW12.3.18 chromosome 44, RBS_HiC_50CHRs, whole genome shotgun sequence:
taggaacaatcaatgttccaatggaaataatgatCATGCATGCCGGCAGCGCCTGCGAGACATCACTCAGTACCCCACAGCCACCTCCCGTcagaattctgcccaaaaacgcAATACAAATTGGGagcctctgtcagaaaccacatcGACCAGGAGGCCATGAATGCAGAAGACATGGTTTATGATTGCTACTGCTGTCTCCCTCGCTGTGGGTAATTTGAGGAGGGGAATTAAATGAGTAGCTTCGAGAACCTGTCCACTACTCAAAACAACTGTATTGCCATGGGAGACCagttctaaaatgtatatttgaatgcgcaaattaatcacattaaagTCATGATATGTCTTGTGTGGTTATTAATGCTGCCAAAAGCTGTGATTTTATTAAATCaatgtgtcacgatcccctgttgtctgtcccgtgtttcacttgtcaactgtcataaaactacacttcccataattctcggccctcatcactgccagcactcagtcattgttctcacctgtatgtcgtttagtcctcattatcCCTATgaatttaaaccctgttgtttctccgTTCTTTGTCGGTtgttaagtgtaaatgtaaatgttcaaattattGCCTGTGTTCTCctgctctccgtggatgtttctcctgcctgtgttctccttggatgtttttcatgtttatgttttgttttccccacatggatgttttgtttgttccctgtattgttttattctgagttacactgttcaccgtttgtttcACCCAATAaagaagctgcatttagatccccactcctcgtctgtccTCATCTGCCTTCGTAACACAATGCATATAATCTGCATGTTCTCcacgcttcaaaatgaatgtgtgaagccggccACTCATACACTAAAAACACGCATCATGATAATGTTTGCATGATATTGGTTAAAAATgatattcacaaatattttgCTCAAAGTTTTAATCATGATCATTAATCAGGATTATTCTGTCATttgagtatgttttttttattgcagggctgcacaatttggacacaaaaaaaaaaaattactgttgcaACTGCTTAGAGATCAATTCTAAAAGAAATACTAGGTGATTgcttttgaccaaaattaagtaATGTTTCCCTATGATACTCATAAACTTCTGCGGCTAAATATTTCAGAGCATGATTGAAAGTTAAACAGTGATTGGTCAGTATAGATAGGTCAGTTGTGTTGAAAATGGACTGTTATTTGGTCTGTCATCTATAGACAGCCTATTATGAACACTTTATCTGGATGCAATTTCTGCTTGCTAGCTCATGAATATCGCAGACAGTTATGCTTAATTAACTATGAGAAGCAGAAACCATGATTGTGGTAACCATATGATTATTTGTGCTGCCTTAATCATGATCATAACTATCGCTTTTTGTGTGTACTATATGACAGAGAGCtttgaagcacgcagcacatacagactatgtatttatctAATGAAATCACAGCTTTTGATGGtttaatcacactgggccatgtagggAACTGCTTATTCGGAGTTGagaaactaccatcaaaaacacaaagaaacgCAGTACTGCCGCTCCCTTTACACATATTTTGCAGTCTGCGTAGGGGACCAACTCCCTATTGGGGCACCAtcaaactccaccggctgccttttctcgcacattatacgttattcaaggacccgataaCAGTCGCTTAACCCATACAGTTGCCTCACAGATTGCACCATGCCTCGCACCCATGTcctggaaatgtcctggaaaattaagccttgaaaagagtgggaaccctgatatAGCAATGGCCTGGGAACCATCCAAAACACCTCAAGAACCAcctaaaacaccttagcaaccatatagcaatgtcCTGGgaagcacacaaaaacactcttTCAACCACCTACTGTAGACCAACTTAGAAACCAgtcacttttccaccatcgggctgaaTGGTACTCTTTTGCAAAATAGTGCCATTCCATTCTGAGTTGGCATAGTTACGGTTTTTATTCTGTGGTGCTTGAATATACTTAACAAATACATCAGTTGTGATGTGATGGTGTGAGATGTAAACAGTGGAGCTATGGAGGATGTTCTCATATTACAGTTTttataggtgcactcagtaacttttgtctttgtgtcatcttggacttacactgacagctAGCAActtggatgtagcatcatttaaaatcaatagttttcagtttcagatgttattgtagaaatgtagtattcgcCATCAGACATGATTCCTTTAATCAATGAgttaaagtgtcaaataacaggatggttactgagattaagggagtagtatttggctggtcatgtgattctaacatggctgcctccattgcggaccctctccatgtagaataaaacagcttttataagattactgatatgactggagtcttcattttaatgtgagtgcccatgattttatacatatattacaaaattacaattcatgtctttaggagttaaaaatgtttaatgagggaaaaatgactgagtgcacctttaatacagCTTTTTTCCTGGTTTTGACTCTGCTAAAGCACACGAAAGAAATGACCTctatcacaaaaaataaaacgAAAAAAAGGCGAGATGTAAGAACTAGTTAGTATGTCTCTTTTTATTAATATCttccttctctctttttctttcagtATGGTGTACGCTTTGGTCAGCTTCTAGTTGATTAGATTAAAAGGATAGAGGACTATGAAAGGAAGAAGAGagaagacagaacaaagacaggACCATGTTGTGCTCTCCTCTTCCTCATCCACAGACTTCTCCAGCGCTGACCTTGTTCAGCTCCTCCTCAGATCTCCTTGGTGGGGATGGACAACGGACATTTGAAGAAAAAGCTCAAGATCAGGAGGCATTTATAGCCGTCAATGCAAAGCTGCCTCAATTACTGCCattaataaatgaaaagacaTGTGGAAACATGGACCAAAAGAAAACTAGTGCAATTGAGAGTGAGAGTAAATGTTTTGTAACTCCATTTAATTTCTCAAGGGCTGCTGAACATTTCTGCTGCTCATGGCAACAACCAGTTCTTAATGTCTGCGAAGAGCCACACGCGTGCTGTTGAGACAATTACAGAATACATTACCTTGAATTGAAATCGAGAGGCCATACAGTTTGTTGCAATGTCTTTTTGTTTGAATAACATTACCCAACCCAACTTTTCAAAGTATTTAATTACTGCAAAATATTTGCTATTTCAGTATTTGTGGTAGGTGTAGGTGCCTATAAATTTACCATCTATGTAGAAACACAATAAATGATTCAATTAATAAATAGCTCAGTTGTTGCAGTTTGATCAGGGTAGTTCTATTAGTGTCTTTAAAGTAAGTATAGTATAATAGTATATTTTCTATGTAGAATCACATGGTAAAGTTTACACTGATATTTTAAGCAAATCAACCAATGAGATAAATATCACAAGCCGGAAAAACTGTTGGTGCAGCGTAACGTCTGAGGAACTTTCATAAGAGCAACTGAGACTTGATGTTTTGGGTTCATCTATCACGGATAGAGGCGAGGATGAACGGTCAAGCAGAACGGACGTTCCTCTGCGAGTTCCTTAATTAAGATGGGCATGCAGGAGAGATCTGACCCCAACCTCTGCTGGAGTTCAAATGCTGAATAGACTGTGACAAATCATAAAAGCACGTTTGGAATGCCAACAGATGAACTGTAGCAAACAACAGAGGAAGACTCGTTTGAGCGAGTGGGCTGATGTTGCGTGAGACAGTCAAACACAACAGAGCGTGATGAAGATGATAGGAACAATCACTGATAATGATTGGACAGCATCAAGGACAACAAACTGATGACGATTTGACCTTGATGAAGGTCTCACATCAAACAACTTTTCAGGCAATCTTATGTGTTGTCAGACTATATACAACATTTATCTGATGCCACTTTGTCCTGTGTTTATGAGGGCCATAGGACCACACCCTCATTTTGCCACACGTTTGGTTCCTGTGTTGTGTTGTGCCCATCAGTCTGCAAAACAAGTAGATTAATGACAATTATTTATCTAAGCCGTGTGTAGTTCTGACTTTGTAGATTATTAGAATTGCAGAAGTTTAACTTTTGAAGCCACATCCACAggaatacgttttcatttgaaaactcattTTCTATCGCCAtccttttccaaagtatgcggtatGGAAAGCGCTTTTATCTAGATGCTTTGTTTTTGGCGAAGGAAAACACCATTAGGCCACGTCCAAacaagtctgtgtttgtttgaatttgtttttattttctattgtcATTGTTTTTTCAGGAGTCTACGGTATGGAAAGTGTTTTTAACTAAATGCTTTGTTTTTGGCAAAGGAAAACGCtgttaggccacatccacaccagTCCATTTTCATTTGGCTCTCATCCACACTGCAATTTCTTCCATTTTCTCCCACCGAAAATTAAGACTTTCAAAAAAtgctccccatacccatatacttTGGAAAACATAGATGTTAGGAAACTAAAAAAGAGGtttcaaatataaatgaaatactgTTGACATGCTTCTCTACACAAGCTAGAACAGATTCATTATGAAATACCTACGTGGGGGTATAATTTCATTCTCGTACACACACATTTCAGTAAACAAGAGAGCAATGTTATGATGATAACACAGTCAGAGTACTTTTTAGCCACACTACCTATTAGGTTTGAACTCCTGGGCCCTCTTTCCATCTTTGCTTTGACTTGATGTACCTAAAAATGTGAACATACCCTGGACAATCGCTATAAGCACAAAAAAGGAATGTGGTAACTGAAAGGAACGACTAGGGTCTTTGTTGTAGATGTCTTCACTGAATGTCTTTTTGTgatttaatattagttaacatgcaGTATCTACATATAAGAGTACCTGCATGACAATGACTTTTATACATGATGCATTAATGTATGCTACAGCACCTTTGGTAAATGTATGGTCTGTATTCGGTTGAATACAGCATAATATCTTAAATACTCCAAAAGCAATTCCACATGTTCTAATAAAACAATGTTGCAGACAAAAGTTCCATTAATTTACATCTTTGGGtgggaaataaatgtaatttagtcaACTGTGTGTAAGTTGACACACTGCAATCTATTGAAATGATAGAAAATGAGGGTGAGTCTAAAGTTCaccaatcatcatttactcaccctcatgccatcccagatgtgtatgactttttttcttctgctgaacacacaacgATTTTTAAAAGaagtttcagctctgtaggtccatataatgcaagtgaatagtggacAAAAGCTCCAAAGAGTATATAAAAGGCAGATTTATagtcatctgtttctcacccacaactttcattacacttctgaagacatggatttaaccactggagtcttgtagaTCACTTGATGTACTTTTGGAGCTTCtatattttggtcaccatttgcttgcattgtatggacctacagagctgagatattattctaaaaatctctgtttgtgttcagcaaaagaaaggaagtcatgcacatctgggatggcatgagagtgagtaaatgatcagagaatcttcatttatgggtgaactgatCCTTTAactattaaagagatagttaacccaaaaatgaaaatactgttgtagtttactcaccctcatgctgttccaaacccatttgattttctgttttccactgagagaaaaaagaggcagaatgttagcttcatgTCACGTTCACACTAGTTAAGCTTGGAAATTCAGTTtccagtttcctaacatcatagtGTTCCAAAGAATGCTGTGATGGACAGTGTTTTTGAAAAGCTcaatttttggtggaggaaaatgctactccagtgtggatgagaggagtAAACATGGCGAAATGAATgtgtttttcaaacaaaaacagcatAGACGTGGCCTCACTATTCATTATCATTGTATGGGAAAGTGCAGCattaacattcttcaaaatgtcttgtATTCCATGGAAGTAAGTAAGTCATaacagggttggaacaacatgaaagtcttcaattatttacatttttgtgtgaacaatttACTATTTTCTATAAAAAGAGAAAATTGAATTGATAAACctgtaatgaaatacattttaaagaaggTAGATTGATACAAATGATGAAGGGCAAGAGAAGACAAAATCAAAGAGTTTGAAGACACTTCTGATGGCTTGGACTCTCATGCAAAAAGACTCTGGCAAAGGAAAATGTGAGAGCGGtaatgaaagagagagacagacagtgaaagtGTGAGTGATTTGGAGTCCGTAAGAGGCTAACACAGTTTGGTTGCCATGGAgacacaaaaataatgaaatgtattttatGCTAGGTAGTCTGCTTCGCTTTAAACCCCGAGCCTGTCCAAAATAGGCTTTATGTGCATGGCTGCATCACTGAAAAATTTGCCAAAGGTTTGAAAAGCAATTTGGTATTAAAATTAAGCAAGGAAATGGAATAGtatagataaaataaataaataaaataaaaatgccagtggggaaaaaaatatatttttctttttacggCAGTTTATCACAGAGCACCAGAGTGCAGTTTATCTGTGGCACATGCAGAACATGCATGTAATTACATACACTCCACTGCCAaagtctatttctctctctctctctctctctctctctctctcttcacctcTTGAGAGATGTTGCTATGGAAACTGGTTACAATTGATAAGTTTGAAACATGAGTGAGCCACAGACACATTtctgttatacacacacacacacacaaacacagactgaGACACCTACACTTGTATGGAAATAGTCCTCTGTTTAAAGAGCTGGATTTTCACTAGGAAATGAtgagatgttttattttgaatcCGTAATTTAAGCCTCAGCTCAAATTCTTTAAACAGCATAAGCTGCCCTTTTCCATGATGAATCAACAATAAATAGCATAAATCAGTCTAAAAAAAACTCTTGATTTGGTTGAATGCATGAGAACATATTCCTAAAACTGGAAGATTCATTTCCACAACATGATGAAAAGAAAGACAGGACATTAAGAAGGATAGGGGGGACATGAATTATGCATTTGTGTAAATCACAGTACAGTGCACCTTATCAGAAATAAGATGAGGTACAGATGGACAAAAAAAGAGCTTGTTAGAATGATAAATGGGGTTGAGAGGACAAAGATAGATTTGAGATACTGTGATGTCCTCTTGACAAGTCACCTGAGCATGCTCTGATAAGCACAATCAGGGTTTGGTGAACAGGTAGAATATTAAACATGAGAACATAGTAAACAggaagtcgacatgttgctaccaaGCATTCTGGTACCCTGCCATTGACCCCATTCTgttgagttactgacaagcggcatttCCCATCAGACACGGTTGCATTAGTTCAAATGTGTTTATCTTCTCCTGTGAGGAGAATTGTGCGTTGCGTCAGCATCATCACTGGTTTGCGTTGAAACAACCAGACGGATGGGGAGGTCCCATCTCTTATTGAAGGGCTCAAAATGCTCAAACGTCCCATATTCGCCTGCCGAAAAGCCAACCCTACTTCTAAGATtgtatttttactccactgatggttaagttTTATGGTGTTTGtgagtagggttaataaaatatataatcctCTATACTATCTTACATAAATTACAACTAAAAACAGCTCTtattacaacttgcttttggcgcccctctgtggacatttcacatgaaAACGGCGCTCACACGTACCCATACATTAAAATCACTTCCTGCTTCTGCCCCTGGGGACAGTAGTTTGATTTTCGGTAAGTGTTATGGAAGCCAGCTAATACGTgacagctgtgcagtgtgtgtaaacctcactcccctggcttcaagaggtgcactagagactgacgctagaggatgtagcttttagcctcctagTTAGcacgcccacctcccatgccggagacaccaTTTCGAATCCCGCTCTGGGATGAAGAACTTCGACCtactgtcaccgaattcacagtgaAATCAATCTGGCCAATTACCTactgaaaaatataataaaatcactCACTACAGAATTTTATGCCTTTAAAGtgtgaaattatataaaaatatttggtgTAGGTTATGAAACCTTTTTCATCCCCATTAACAGTACATTTGTCATCCCCATTaacagtagcggttctagcttctATAGCGCCCGGCATGTCACCATGCCTAAATCCCATCTTGcccagtaacaagctactttaTCAAACAAGTATCGGTGTAGCGCTAAATGCTACATCTCTGGTTTGCATGCATCTTTTTTGCGCAAGCAGCATTTTTCCTTGCAAGCTGGGGGAATAATCAAACGCGTTCACCTAAACCTAAtttacacacactgagcactttattagaaaaagTATGATCCTAATctaagtgcccgatgtggtcttcccATTCGCTTCAATGtttgatgatattcttctcactaaaATTGAACAGAGttgccgtagcctttctgtcagctagaaccagtctggccattctctgttgacctctctcatcaacaaggcatttccgtccacagaactgccgctaactggatgtttttgtttttggcaccattctgagtaaactctagagactgttgtgcatgaaaattccaggagatcagaagttacagaaatactcaaaccagcccatctggcaccaacaatcctgccacagtccaaatcactgagatcacgttttcccccattctgatggttgatgtgaacattaactgaagctcctgacttatatctgcatgattttatgcattgcactgctgccacacgattggctgattagataatcacataagtTGGTGTAGAGGTGTTCCCATTTGCACAGTGGGAAAGTCAGAATCATTCTAGTGAATCAGTTCTTCTTAAACGGTCCTATCTCTGTCATGTAGCACTAGAAAGTAATTCAAGTGAATCGGTTTGCCCTaaatgattctctctctctctctctctcatatgcaACATTGGACAGTCCGATTTAATCTAGTAAATAATAtcatttggacagttcatgtaaatagaTTCTAAAAACGATTCACCAATCTGAGTTCCTGGAGTCTGCGCAGCATTGCCAGGGTCTAAGTGGGGGCTAGGGGGTGCATTAACCCTGTATACTTTCTTTGTGCCCCCTCCCCTCCCTttgctcagtaggatgtgttAGCATGTGTTGTTATATTCAGGATGATTATACTATGAATAGCACTCAGAGTTCCTGTTTCTGTAATTGATCAAGAGTGAAAGAACATTTTTGCACAAAGCAGAAGATTCCACGCAGATGTCATGCAAATCTGTTTGCAGGATCATGAAAAAAAGAAGACCTTTTTGTATTTGGGAAGTACAAATTTTATCTATTTGCAAACACACCATATTTCCCCTTCCCACAAATGATTTATGTACAACACATACGCAAATTGTAAGTGTGAACTTAGGAATTTCAATTCTGAGAACTGTGTGGAGGCTCTCACTCCCAACGCTATCAGAGCCATGATTAGCATTCATACTGGACACGCTGCTGTGAAAAATCACACAGGAACACACAGCAGTTGAGGGGTGTTAAACATTGTTGAGAACATTATgaaaacagtatgtgtgtgtcaggTGCATTTAACTGACTATGATaattaaaaatgcacacacatgcacacatactgcTGTAGATGGATGGAAAACTgcacacatacactaacacacacagacacatgaacATTTCCTTCAATGATCAGCAGTGCACTTTTGGGAAAAAAAACGGGTGTCATGGCAACAGGAGCAGGCATCTGCAAGTGTTACTGTAGCAATCAGAGAGGAAAGGCAGCCAGGGGGTTGGCGTGAGAGGTGTCATTATAGACTGAGTGATTTGGAGGGGGTATGGGGATGCAAGAATGCAGGAAACTATTAAATATTCAAGCAATAATGCAGCCAGTAGACATGACCTCTCTCTGCCTCAGAACATCAGAAATTTGATATGCCTTTGGCATGTATGAGAATCATAGCAGGCAGCGTGAAGGAATGTGTGATCACAATATGTACCTAAATGTTCTGTGTACATATGTGGTGAAAGCATGGAAGAAAGCAATGTTCTTTTCTGACTATGAAATAGCAGAAATGTGTCAAGCCAAAGACTATTAACTGTGACAAACTGAAACATACCAAACAAAATCCACTTTTAACCCATCAACAACCAATTTGTTTCTGAGAGGATATGGTTCATTTGGAGTGCTCTTGTTGTACCCAATGCTTACATCTGAAAACCTATTTCATCAAATGCGTGCATcccttatgaaaatgtaccatcatttactgtagtttccaccaaaataaaggtGGTGAGACAACTGTAAAACCATACAAAAAAATTTATTAGAAAACCAcctcagttcttgaatttcatgtgttggaagcaggaaaaatgggcaagcgtaaggatctgagtgactttgacaagagccaaattgtgatagctagacgactgggtcagagcatctccaaaacagcaggtcttgtggggtgatACCGGTATGCAGTGGTCAGTACCTACTAAAAGTGGtcaaaggaaggacaaccggtgaaccagcgacagggtcatgggtacCCAAGGCTCAATGATGCGCATGGGGaccgaaggctatcccgtctggtccgatccaacagaagagctactgtagcacaaactgcagaaaaatgtaatgcaggccatgatagaaaggtgtcagaacacacagtgcatcgcagatTGCTGCATTTGCGGCTGCATAGCCAAAGACCGGTTAGAGTGCCAATGCTAAtccctgtccactgccgaaagtgcctacaatgggcacgtgagcgtcagaactgggcCACGGAGCAATGGAAGGAGAtgacctggtctgatgaatcacattttcttttaggtcACGTAGAtggccgtgtgtgtgtgcgtcatttacctggggaagagatggcagcaggatgcaccatgggaagaaggcaggccggcggaggcagtgtgatgatctgggcaatgttctgctgggaaaccttgggtcccggcattcatgtggatgttactttgacacgtactaCTTACCTacagattgttgcagaccaggtacaccccttcatggcaacagtattccctgatggcattggCCTCTTTGAGCAGGATAATACGccctgtacttgcttgtttttattattggtggtggttttatatatacatatatataaaccaagttaccacagttttatTGTATCAGCTAGAAGTATAACTGTAGTAGCTATGGTATTTGTActgaaactatggttaccatggcaattttttgtaagggatgaaCAAAGCTCTACATGTGATCAGGCTGGGAAATTTTTGCTTAAAGGGACTCTAATGTATACCTTCCATTTCAGCTGTCTGTTTGGCACCTTGACTCTGATGGACACACATTATCAGCACTTATGTGCTTTTTTACACACCCACACAGCctgtacagacacacacacacacacacacacacacacacacacacacacacacacacacacacacacacacacacacacacaaaatcagctaCAGTAACATTCAGTCCAGATAGTTTGTTAGAGCCATCTGGTGGGCATTAGAAGAAACTTCCactgttgtgtatttacttttgtattattattattattattttcttttagtaAATCCAGTCTGAGTGAATATATTTCTGACAGTTTCGGAGTGCACTAATCTGACCCatacaaatttattttatatttattttaatttgtatagatAAATTACTTACTGATGTTCAAGAAATTATTGTTACAGTCAAAAATCTCACCCATCATAAATTACGGTAAATAATGCATGCAGATATGTTTGCTTACATAACTAGTTCCGCGCCACTGTCCATTTCCACAGCGGCCAACTAATTAAACAGTCTGTCAGTAACCAGTTAAAACATAGTTGTATAATAAAgaactcccatgatgcactgcttCGTGTCAACTGACATTGTGAACTCCTGCGTtatatcagagactatttagcttAAAAGACTTTGATTATATACTGACCGTGAGCTGGCAAGGCTAGTTAAATTAGCTCACGCGCACAATTGTTGAATTCCTCTCGTGCACATCATGAGTGGCATGAGAACTATTCTGTCCTCGATGGCGCTGGTCGGGGTTGCTGGTATCGGGTATGGTATGTGGGCTATGATTTCACCTGGAGAAGAGAGGAAAAGGGAATTATTAAAGGTAATGCAATACCCTGATTTTATAAATGATAAACATTAACCTGACATGATAAACCTTCctaatattgtattgtttttgcGACTATTTGCAACCACTAACGACTCGTGACATTGTTTGTCAACACTGTTAATGAACATGGTCGTGCAGAGATGTGCATGTGCTCATACTAGCTTACTAGCAAATTAACTGAAATATGATTGTGATTTATTCTGTTTACTCCGTCTATTAATATCTTTTTACGCCTCCTTAGTTCAGATAACTGCATTTGTTGTGTTGTTCATCCATTCCATTGCATTGAACAAGTTCTCATTATCACCAGAATATCTCAGTTTGTTCCTGCACTCATGGTTCACCCAACCATGAGGAATGTTACGAACATATCAAGAAAAAGAAGCATGTTATTTGTCTTTACATTGCAACTACTATCACAGTGGAAATGACTGATCAAttcaaatactgtacatttgataTTTATAGAAATGCTAAGTGCCATCAATCAAAGAAGGTTGAGAGTGCCGTTCTGATCCTTCTCTATTTCTCCAGAATCTACCTGAGGCAAACCCTGTCCGTATGGAGGAGTCCAGGAGGAGAAATGCTCTCATGCTCCAAGTTCTGAAGGACGCTGCAGAGACTAATGATAACATTGCACGTGGATTTGGGAGTCAGAAATGATGAATGTGTATCTTCGCAAATAGACTTTCACATGCCACTTGCAATCTGTACATGCAATGGTGGAGAAGGATGAAGGCGTGACTTATTTAAAACATGTTGTCATTAACAGTGAAATTATCTGATTAGGCATTTGATTTCACGATAGTCAACATGTCATAAATTGTTATATAAATTACATGGATGGACACTGCCATCCATGGCATTATGCTCTTGTCAAATCTGGAAATGTGTGTAAATAAACGTGGGAAATCTGCAATTTACTGCATCGTTGTTCTAAagctgaaatgttttttgtttttaatacgtGATGTTATCTAAAAAGAAtgttatgggttcaatacaagttaagctcaatcgatagtaTGTGTCACATAATGTTTATAACTACAAAAAATGATtacttgtttttgtttgtttgttttttttttttcaagcaaaaATCGTGATTACAGTGATATACAATTGAAGTGAAAgg
This genomic window contains:
- the LOC127636882 gene encoding ubiquinol-cytochrome-c reductase complex assembly factor 3 — protein: MSGMRTILSSMALVGVAGIGYGMWAMISPGEERKRELLKNLPEANPVRMEESRRRNALMLQVLKDAAETNDNIARGFGSQK